GCAGCGAGTCGCGTTGGGGATGGAAGTCCACGGCCGCCCCTTTTCTGGTCCTGTCAGAGTCCAATAGGGCAGGCGATCCTGCCCATTCTAATGGACCTAAGGCTTATTTGCCTATGTTGTTTCTTTCTGCTTAGTTCGCGCACGTAACGAGGGAGTTTTCGCCCATGAACCGCTCTTCCAGCTTGCTTGCTTCCGCCCTGTTGGTCGGACTTTCGGTAACAGCTTGCGGCGGAGGAGGGGGCGACAAAGGTGGCGGCGAGACGGCCAACACTGCTGCGACGCCGGCAGCCACCAACACCGCTACGGCTCCTGCCGCGCCGGCTGCGGCTGCAGCGCCCGCGGCCGACAATGTCGATACGGTCAGCGGCGCCAAATTCGCCGATTTCACCGGCGACGCCACCAAGGGCGAAGCGGTGTTCATCCAGTGCAAGACCTGCCACGTCACCGACGCGGGCGTAAACCGGATAGGGCCGTCGCTGCACGCCGGGGTCGGCCGCGAAGCCGGCAAGATCGCCGGCTACGCCTACTCGCCGGCCAACGCCAACAGCGGGATCACCTGGAGCGCCGCCAAGCTGTTCCAGTATCTCGAGAACCCGCAGCGGGTGGTCCCGGGAACCAAGATGGCCTTCGCCGGCATCCAGGATCCGCAAAAGCGGGCCGACCTCATCGCCTGGCTCGAAACCCAGAAGTAAGCTCGCTCCTGGCGGCGACCCGGTCGACCGATCGGGCGCCGCCATCATCGCGACCATTGCGCAGCGGCTGGGATGGCTGCTGCGGCATTGCGTCGGCGGTACCGGTCTTCGTTGATCAGCCGGCATCGGTAGCGCGCGACGGCAGCGCCCGGCCCGCGGCGGTGGCGACGGTTCAGGCCGCGACCTTCGCAAGGCCGAGCAGGTGGGCCGTATCCTTGAGGAAGATGCGCAGGTGCGCCCCGGGTTTAGCCCGCACCAGCCGCTTGTTCATGTAAGCCTGCCAGGTCAGCTGCTGCACGTCCTTGTCCGCGCACATGTGGACGAAGCGCTCGCGCCTTTTGTCGGACTTGTACCAGAAATATTGCATGAGCCGCAGCACCCAGAACACCTTGCCGTGCGCCTTCATGAAGTGCTTGCGGGCAAGCCCGAGGCAACGCGGGTCGCCTGAATCGAGGAATTGTGCGACCGCATCCCCCGCTATCCGGCCGCAGGTCATGGCGTAATAGATGCCTTCGCCCGACGCCGGCGCGACCACCCCGGCGGCATCACCCGCGACAACCACGTCGCGTCCATTGTCCCAGCGCTTGAGTGGCTTGAGCGGGATCGGCGCGCCTTCGCGGCGGATGGTCTCGCACCCCGCCAGGCCGTTGCGGTCGCGCATAACCGCAACCGCTTCGCGCAGCGCAAATCCCTTGTGCGCGCTGCCGACGCCGACGCTGGCGGTCTCGCCGTGGGGGAAGATCCAGCCGTAGAAATCGGGTGACAGGTCGCCCTGGTAGAAGACGTCGCAGCGCCCGGCTTCATAAGCTGCGCTGTCGTGCTCGGGGGCGCGGATGACCTCGTGATAGGCGAACACGCAGGGCACTCGTTCGGCGCCGGGCAGCGCGTCGCGGGCAACCGCCGAGCGCGCTCCGTCGGCCCCGATGATCGCGGCGGTGGCGACCCGCACCAGCGCGCCGTTGCGGCTTTCGCGATAGCAGAGGATGGCGCGGCCCCCCTCGTCGCGGTCGATCCGTTCGAAGGTGCCGGTGCGGCGGTGCGCGCCATGCCCGGCGGCGCGGTCCCTCAGCCATTCGTCGAAATGGTCCCGGTCGACCATGCCGACGAACCCATCGCCGACCGGCATCCGCACCGCCCGTTCCGATGGCGCGATCATCCGCGCGGCTGTCGCGCGTGCGACCAGGAGGTTGAGCGGGATGGCGAAGTCTTCGAGCAGGCGGGGAGGAATCGCCCCGCCGCACGGCTTGATCCGCCCGGCGCGGTCGAGCAGCAGGACCTTGCGGCCGGCCGAAGCGAGGTCGTCGGCGGCGGTCGCGCCCGCCGGTCCGCCGCCTACGACGACGACGTCGAACTGCTCCATCCCTGTTCTCCCAAAAGGTCGCGCCGCAAATTGGCGGCGAGCAATCGCACGGCGAAATGAGCGGCGAGCAGGAACAGCATCGCCTCGGCGCCGAAGGTAAGGGCAAAGGCCGGGCCGTCGGCGCCGATCATCGCGCGCGCGGCGTCGGTCGCCAGTGCCCCGACCAGCCCGCCCGTACCGAACGCCAGCGCCTGGGCCGCGCCCCACACGCCCATCCGCACGCCGGCGCGCGAGCTTCCGCCGCGTCCCGCCAATTCCATCATCGCGGCAATCGCGGACGCGGCAAAGATGCCGTTCATCAGTCCCAGCACGAATACGTTGGTCGCGAGCGGCCACGGCGGGCCGGAGGTGGCGGCGATCGCCAGGGCGGCAAGCGCGGCGGCCGATCCCGCGCAGCCGGCGGTAGTCCACCATAGCAAGGGTGGCCCGCCCCGCCGCAGCCATGGACCAGCCAGGCAGCCCGACAGCAGCATACCCGCCAGGATGCCGCCATGCTGGATCCCGGCCAGCGACGTCGACTCGCCCGGCGCCGCGCCGAACACCAGCCCGGCAAACGGTTCGAGGATCAGGTCCTGCATGCTGTAGGCCAGCATCGACAGGAACACGAACAGGGTGAAGCGCACCGCCTCGCGGTCCTCGCTGACTTCGCGCAGGGCCTGGGCGAAGGACTTGCGGCTGGCCGGCGCGGCGGTTGCGGCCCCCGCCTTTTCCAGCCCGGCAAGCGCCACCAGCGAAAGGGTGAAGGCGGCCAGCACCACGCTCGACGCGACCAGGGCCAGCCGCGGCAGGGTGAAGGGCTGAAGCTGGCTTCCCGCCACCCCGGCCGAGATGGCGATGCCCGCGACCATCATGATCCAGGTCGTCGCCGCGGCTGCCGCACGGCGCTCGGAGGGGACGGAGGCCGCCAGCAGGGCAAGCAGGGCCGTGCCGGCGGCGCCGACCCCAAGGCCGATCAGGGTGAAGCCGAACAGCAGCAGGAGCAGTGCGCTCCATGAGCCGGGCGCAAGCATGGTAACCGCATCGACCGCGGCGAGCGAGCCCAGCGACAGCAGCCCCATGCCGGTCACGATCCACGGGGTGCGGCGGCCGCTGCGGTCGGACGCATGGCCGCTGACCGGGCGGGTCAGCTGCACCGCATAATGCCAGGCGACGAGGCCCGCTGGGACGGCCGCGGCCAGGCCGAGTTCGACCACCATCACCCGGTTCAGGAGCGAGGTCGCCAGCATCACCATCGCCCCGATGCTCGCCTGCACGAGGCCGAGCCGGAAGACCGTGACCCAGCCACTCACCGGAGCGAACCCAGGCCGATCGCGGCGATCGCCATGCCGGTGACGTACAGGCTGACCCCGATCGCATTATACCAGGGCGCGAAGCGGCGGGGATTGCCCGCGAGCCGGACCATGCATAGCAGCTGCAGGACCAGCGACACGCCGACCAGCCCGGCGGTCAGCGGCAGTCCGCTGGCGAGCAGCACGGCGATCACCCCAACCTGCGCCG
Above is a window of Sphingomonas glaciei DNA encoding:
- a CDS encoding c-type cytochrome, coding for MNRSSSLLASALLVGLSVTACGGGGGDKGGGETANTAATPAATNTATAPAAPAAAAAPAADNVDTVSGAKFADFTGDATKGEAVFIQCKTCHVTDAGVNRIGPSLHAGVGREAGKIAGYAYSPANANSGITWSAAKLFQYLENPQRVVPGTKMAFAGIQDPQKRADLIAWLETQK
- a CDS encoding geranylgeranyl diphosphate reductase, translating into MEQFDVVVVGGGPAGATAADDLASAGRKVLLLDRAGRIKPCGGAIPPRLLEDFAIPLNLLVARATAARMIAPSERAVRMPVGDGFVGMVDRDHFDEWLRDRAAGHGAHRRTGTFERIDRDEGGRAILCYRESRNGALVRVATAAIIGADGARSAVARDALPGAERVPCVFAYHEVIRAPEHDSAAYEAGRCDVFYQGDLSPDFYGWIFPHGETASVGVGSAHKGFALREAVAVMRDRNGLAGCETIRREGAPIPLKPLKRWDNGRDVVVAGDAAGVVAPASGEGIYYAMTCGRIAGDAVAQFLDSGDPRCLGLARKHFMKAHGKVFWVLRLMQYFWYKSDKRRERFVHMCADKDVQQLTWQAYMNKRLVRAKPGAHLRIFLKDTAHLLGLAKVAA
- a CDS encoding BCD family MFS transporter encodes the protein MSGWVTVFRLGLVQASIGAMVMLATSLLNRVMVVELGLAAAVPAGLVAWHYAVQLTRPVSGHASDRSGRRTPWIVTGMGLLSLGSLAAVDAVTMLAPGSWSALLLLLFGFTLIGLGVGAAGTALLALLAASVPSERRAAAAATTWIMMVAGIAISAGVAGSQLQPFTLPRLALVASSVVLAAFTLSLVALAGLEKAGAATAAPASRKSFAQALREVSEDREAVRFTLFVFLSMLAYSMQDLILEPFAGLVFGAAPGESTSLAGIQHGGILAGMLLSGCLAGPWLRRGGPPLLWWTTAGCAGSAAALAALAIAATSGPPWPLATNVFVLGLMNGIFAASAIAAMMELAGRGGSSRAGVRMGVWGAAQALAFGTGGLVGALATDAARAMIGADGPAFALTFGAEAMLFLLAAHFAVRLLAANLRRDLLGEQGWSSSTSSS